From the genome of Athalia rosae chromosome 3, iyAthRosa1.1, whole genome shotgun sequence:
GCAATTGGCCCCTTGTCAATCCCGACGCGAATTACTTCCAGAATCTTTAAAGGTGCAGGATATAACCCCCCAGTGGCCTTCATGACCTGAGCTCTTGCCTTCTTAAATATTTGGTCTTTGACTAGGTCGaatgtgaataatttattcgttattttttgcaCAAGGGACTTGGGAGCTCGGTCTACTTTTAACTTTCCATTAGCTATGTCTCTGGCAGCCTGGATTGCAGTTTCTTCAAGGTATCGAGCCGTACTGTTCAAAAAAGTCAGAATTCATAGATATTTAATTGCTGGTAGGCGAAATTAttactgttttttgttttgtatcGTTTGTTTTCTACTCACTTTTCTTCTGCGGTGGCCATACCAGGCCCAAGAGGATCTACGACAAGATCAACAAGTCCAAGTTTTTTTGCTTTGTCTGCTTTAACTGTCTTTCCTGTAAGTGCAAGGTCCAGAGCATCGGGAAGAAAAATCAGCTGTGGCAATCTTTGCGTTCCACCACCACCTGGTAGAAGCCCTAACATAACTTCTGGCACAGCAAGAGCAGTTTTACTATCTTTAACAGCTATGCGGTAATGACAAGCTAGAGCAacctgaaaaaagaattgcgaATATGAAGATATTTGATTTATCGATACAAGGTTTTCAATTTCCATGAAGAGTTACTCACTTCTAAGCCACCACCTAAACAGGAGCCTTGAATCGCAGCTATAACAGGCTTTTGGCTCTGTTCAATGCCCCCTAGAATTCTTTGACCATCTCTTGATAGCCTGTAGATGCTTTCTTCGTCTTTCAAAGACTGCAACATGCTTATATCTGCCCCAGCGATAAAACATCCTGGCTTACCACTGATAAGAACAGCAGATTTTACTGCAGGGTTAACTGCAATTTCTTTCAACAGACCATCCATCTCGGCGATGACTTCTTGGCTCAAGGAAttcacctgaaaaaaaaaatagaatgtcATTTTTGAACTTGATACTTTATTTGAACTTGAACTTTGAACgctgaaaattagaaaataccTTGACACCAGGTGAGTCGAGCGTGATAACAGCGACTTCTTGTACAATCTTGCATTTTGCGTGTTTTTTGTTAGATATCGTCGTAGAAAAACATCTGAGGGGCTGATGAAGTGCTGAAATAGTAGAATGGGATCAGAAATCTTGAAGACATTAGTATTGTAATCGGTAGCAACAGCTCAATTGGATCCATTAGGGGTCTGACCAAAGGGCATTAGCCGTTCAAGGTTCGAAAACAGCGAAAAAGGCTTTCATAAACAAGGGAGAATAAAACTCAGattgttataaaataaaactgtaaTTTCACTCACCTGATCTATTTACGGCGGTTGTTTGTAGTCTTGAAAACCGGGTGAGGGCACCGAACAATCTACAACTCGCcatgattcaattattttttttgcgagtTGGAGCTGGACTGCGACCGTGCATGGGTTAGAATCACTGGGTATCGAAGTGACCGTTACTCGTAAATTTTAATCGTCGCTCACTTCACTCATGACTTTAGAAAGTACCGGGTTCATTTGTTTTTAGACTTATAACCTTAGGTCAACGGCttaggaaataaaatatggtCACTGAGGTTCTTTTCGACTAATCACTTCATGAActgatatttttcactctAGTTATCGTATTATCACTACCAGAATCACATGAATAAACATTCATTAAAAATGAGCACACGATTCTTCGATTCGGTCTTTGCTCTTCGACTGTGCTTTTAATCGACGATCTATTCAGCTGACTATTGAGCAATTTATGCAATGATACTCACACACACAAATACACCGTAGGTATCCCGCTGTCGCCCCGCCTAATAAGTACTTTAACCCTACACGTGGACGTTCGAGTTACCACTGGTCCGACATTTGCCGGTAGACTGTTGCATTCGATTCTACCGTTGTGGGATCCATATCATTCAGTGGTTGGAGGCGGGTTCCCCCCAGCCACGACGTTAACTTAGAATCGTTGAACAAACTCGGCAAAATctcactcacaatcagtctacGCACGCTAGAATTTGCTGATTGACCAGATGATGCAAGGCAGAGGGAGAAGCTGACGGATAGTGACAGATGGGCAATTTATAATCATGTTTTTGATATTCCCTGCTAGCCGCTCGTGAACAGCCTAGTCATATTTTAATGTTGATCATTATTCAAAATTGTATAGTTCattgttaaaaataatcagacTTCACCTCGTCGAAGGCCGTTCATATTAATAATTCTCTTAAGAGGTAGatctaataaaaaaatctttgattaTTTAATTTGCTTAATGAAAACACTTACACTATACACGATTTGATATTGCTCCCTCTATTACTAAGAAACAGTTCAACTGCTAATTACTGTAATTAAAATACTGAAGACAGATACAGAGTTAACCCATCGAGTCTGGCCCATGACCAATTATTGTTCATTTAAAAGTAATCTGTCAGTGAGACTTTACTCTATCTTTAGCCTACATCTTTTTCATTACACTACGAATGCAATGAAACTTCGTTTTTCCCTAATATCAACATTTGTTCAGCATAAGCAGGTAATGGTATTTGTACAACTCGTCGCTGCACAAGATCCTTCATCATACGGGGAATGTTATTGCTGCGGAATTCTATGCTGCAATGGAATAAAGATAATGGGAGAGTGTAGTTATTGAGTCATTCGTTTGGACGTTTTATTATACTTACTGAATGTCCACTGTATCTTCTTCCAAACCGGGCACTAAATCTGAACAGAGCCATTTCTGATCAATAACACCAACGACAAGAGATTCAGTTCTCGGTGTTTCAGAGCCATAAAGTTTGTCCATGTATTTTCTACGCTGTTCGGACTCTGTGAAGTCTATCCCTGTATTTCTATGATGTTTTAAAAAGGTATTAGGGTaacgaaatttataaaaaatttttaatataaataattacctTACAATCGGAGGTGGCACTTCGTACGCTGGAGTCTGTAAAAGACCAAGATCATTGACAGTTCCTTGCTGTTTTGCTCTGAGCAATTGAATTAGCGATTTTAAATGCCTTCCAGACAGTTTAACTCGCTTGTATGTATCGTAATTAAGGCAATGCCCAATGATCAGTATGATATTAGGATTCACAGTTTTGCGGGTTACAAATAAGTATTCCTCTCCCTTAAAAAGAGCAATGTAGGTGAAAGTGGATTTCCATGTCCTGGATTTTTTTGTCACAGGCTCTTGCACTGATATGAATGTTATATTGTCGTGTGTCACCACCCGCACTTGCATACTTGTATGAGTGCTGACAAACTCCTTCGATATTCTTTCTTGGAGGTATCGATCAGACTGAAATTGTTGAGGATCATGATGCTTACCGTCTAGTCTATAGGTCCACCAGTTTCTCCGTGTGGAATGTCGACTTATATctgaagaagaataaagtGATATGAGAAGAATGTAATGACAATTCTAAATCATTCTTGGCACAGTCACTTACCTATTAGTTGTAGAGTAGATAACCGATTATTTATCTCACATTGAGTTATCTTTGCTGCCTGTAATATCATAAGTTCAAATAAAAATGCTTTGACTAATGCTTGTTTACTCATTTTACCTTAATCTTCTGCTCCAAGACTTGAAGGAATGCTCCAGTGGTAAAACTCTGGCGGTTTTTTACAAGTGTTTGTTTGATGTTTTGCCATTTTACCTCTGGGAAGATGGGCAACACCGCTGTCTCAAGTTCTACAAATTTGAATCGTGCTATCACTGTCCTCAGTCTGGGAGTGATTTGCTTCAGCTCTAAAAATGGTTAACCAGACTCATGAAAACAAGGACAACAAATTAAAAGTTTTACTACACTAGAAAATCATGCATGATCAAATGGTCTCAACTAAAATTCATCATAACCTAGATCTTTAATGTAGTGTGTTTacaatttaaaatttaaacATAAATTTTGTTTACCTGTAGTCATTTTGCTTGGTTGTAATTTATACtactaccatagatatattgaacaatatatctatgctactACCCAAAAACGATCCTTACACACTGAGTTCACAGCTCctaatgaaaaatagagacCCTTCAATGAAAAGCGGCTCAAAACGATTtgacggttgattcaaactaCAAGTTTTCTTACAAGTATCCCCACAGTGATTACCAGAAGgaatttttcacgataatAGCCATCACTGTTGTTTGAAGATTCtttgaaagtaaaatttaaaTGGCGCGTAATTTGTAAAAGACTTCATGCTAGTTGACACTGGAAGACTCAAGTCGACGACGCGACCGTTGGCCGAGGATCGTTTCATCAGTCAATGACCAACGAATttaagtctgaattcgttgtcaacgacgcgacgacgacgccatATTAATCAAAGAGCTTTTGGGATTTTGTCGTAGAacaagacgagagaaaaatgcgGGATTTATTTGGAGCTTCtttattcgcttttttccCCGTCACCCTAGCATTGATAATTCTTTGCTTTACAGTCAATTAATAATCAAGCTGTGCCCCCTTTCTTGAACCTGACATCAATGATCGCCTGCTCATTAGTGTCACAGACCTTCAGCTTCAAGTTACTGCACACTTACTTGCAGCACTACTTGAGTGAGATTCTGCAGAtgagtgagagaaaaataagaggaaaaaaaaaaaaaaacgaaaataaccaACTGAATGTATGAAAATGTTGGATCATCAGTACAGCTCTCTTCCCCCATTGCAATTATCAATGAAAAGTTACTCAGtcagcgataaaaaattatttgttcaacTGGTTTagatatttcataatttcccatgaaaatattgaaattcttGAGTAAGGTTGTTaaaggaaatggaaaataaatttgaattacagaacgataaaaataatacctattaatatttttcacgagtTTCGCAGATAtaagatttattattttcgtaaataattagaaaatataattaagcCGAGCTAAATGAATGATGTTCATGTTTTTGTGAAACAATTCACATAAACACGTGTAGGTGTAATAATAGTTTTAAGATAATAAGATTACAGTAGTTCGGAAGTTGTCTTGTCCTTGTTTATATTATTAGAAATAGCTGGGTCTTCGATTTTCTCCACTAGTGTATGTTGTTGGGTTTTTAAAATCAGTTGCGTTTTTTCCTGCGAAACTCCTTACGGTGAAAACAGTGCTGCATCAGCCATTTGGATAGAAGAAATAATCGGCTGGTAAAGAAGCATGGGGCGACCGTCATCTTCGTCTCAATTATGAAGGGTCTTGAATTTTTAGAGACGGAGGTATAATTTGGAGGCGGTTTTTCTGCCACCACCTGCTGTTGCCTCTTATAGGCATCACACGTGACTGTAGTAGCTagttatttcttcttctgtgCCTTCTCGGCGGCCTTGGTAACCTTGCCAGAGGCATCCTTGAAGTTGACAGCCTTGATGACACCAACAGCAACTGTTTGACGCATGTCACGAACTGCGAAACGTCCAAGAGGTGGGAATTCCTGGAAAGCCTCAACGCACATTGGCTTGCTGGGAACCAGGTTGACGATAGCAGCATCTCCAGATTTGATCGCCTTAGGATTCTCCTCAGTTGTTTTACCCGTACGTCTGTCAACCTTCTCCTTAATCTCTGCAAACTTGCAAGCGATGTGAGCTGTGTGGCAATCCAACACAGGCGTGTATCCGTTGCTGATCTGACCGGGGTGGTTCAGTACGATGAcctaaaaatgagaacaatATTATAACTAAAACCCTGGAGTCTACTTTTGAATATTCTTTAACCTTAAAATTCCATTGAATAGACACTCAGACGCTTCTACCATCATCAAACTGTTGAGTTTTCCGGTGGAAACCGCGAATGAAGTTAAGATGGTATCATCACTGTGTCGTCAAGGCATAATAACACAAAAGAtcatgtaaataaaaatattaatttaccTGAGCAGTAAAGTCAGCTGCTCCCTTGGGTGGGTTGTTCTTTGTATCACCAGCGACGTATCCACGTCGGAGTTCCTTAACGGAGACGTTCTTTACGTTGAAACCAACATTGTCACCGGGAACGGCTTCAAGGAGAGCTTCGTGGTGCATTTCGACGGACTTGACTTCAGTCGTGAGTCCAGCTGGGGCAAAGGTGACGACAGTACCTGGTTTAAGGACACCAGTTTCAACACGACCGACTGGTACCGTTCCAATACCACCAATCTTGTAAACATCCTGcagaaaaatccaaaaattccTCATGTTAGCCTAATAATCATGAAGAGTTTAATAGAaaacagttgaaaaaaaaacatcagacGCTTCAGGCCGTCAGCGGACTCTCAAAATATCCTCAGGTGGAAACCacgaatgaattaaaatttgtatcatcatgtgaaattttaaaaatgaaaagaatctgcgaataaattcagtttttttgtcACCTGAAGAGGAAGACGGAGAGCCTTGTCAGTGGGTCTGCTCGGTGGCAGAATGGCGTCAAGAGCTTCGATGAGGCACTTGCCGTCAGCCTTGCCTTCCTTGCGCTCAACAGCCCATCCTTTGAACCATGGCATTTTGCTGGATGGCTCAAGCATGTTGTCTCCATGCCATCCAGAGATTGGTACGAATGCCACAGCAGCTGGATTGTAACCGATCTTTTTGATGTAGGAAGAAACTTCCTTCTTAATTTCCTCGAAACGACTTTCAGAGAAGGGTGGTTCAGTGGAGTCCATTTTGTTGACTCCTACGATGAGCTGCTTGACACCAAGAGTGAAGGCAAGGAGCGCATGCTCACGGGTTTGTCCGCTCTTGGAAATACCAGCTTCGAATTCTCCAGTACCGGCAGCAACGATCAGCACCGCACAATCGGCCTGCGACGTACCAGTGATCATGTTCTTAATGAAATCTCTGTGTCCGGGCGCATCAATGATCGTAACGTAGTATTTAGCAGTCTCAAACTTCCACAGAGCAATATCGATCGTGATACCACGTTCACGCTCTGCCTTCAGCTTGTCCAAAACCCACGCATACTTGAAGGAACCTTTTCCCatctagagaaaaaaataaaaattaataatgatgCAAAAGCACATCGATCCTCTAAATTTGTAGAGATTTAAATGACACTCAGACGCTTCGACCATCAACAGACTGGTGTGTCTTCCGGTGGAAACCGCGAATGAAGTTAAACTCTTATCATCACTGTGCCAATTTTGACCGTTTTGTAACagtgatagagaaaaaaattgaaaatagcaAGAATCGTTGATGGAAACGACTCCGTGCCAAGTTTGTGTGTTCAATATGTTAGGCCTCACCTCCTGGGCTTCCTTCTCAAACTTCTCAATAGTACGCTTGTCGATACCACCACATTTGTAGATGAGATGTCCTGTGGTTGTTGACTTGCCGGAGTCGACGTGTCCAATGACGACGATGTTAATGTGGACCTTTTCCTTTCCCATGTTTAAGCTGTGCTGTTACCCTTGTCAGAGCTGAAAGAGGAGATGAATATAATTAGTGGTGACAATTTGCAAAGAGTTGATACGAATTACGACTGAATAGATGGCAAAATGACCAGTGTCACCACGTGGCACACGGCAGTGCCGGGATCGAACGGTATTTCAATAATGGgaagtgaagtgaagtgaaAAGAAATGGTCCGAATCAGCGCGAACGATCGGAGCCGCCATTTTGATATTCAATTCCGCTATCCCGCAGACTCCTAGTGGATCTTTATCAACGAATTCAACCTGGTTGCTCAATTTGACGCAACTTATGAAGTGATTATTCACGATATCCTAGTAATCCGACTCTAAAATATCGTCGTTCCTACTACTCAGATAATCCCGGGATACAATAGGGAAGTTGCAATCGTTTATAATCTTTGAAATCATCGCAAAAAGCGCCGCTGCCCTTGCCCTT
Proteins encoded in this window:
- the LOC105691848 gene encoding uncharacterized protein LOC105691848 gives rise to the protein MTTELKQITPRLRTVIARFKFVELETAVLPIFPEVKWQNIKQTLVKNRQSFTTGAFLQVLEQKIKAAKITQCEINNRLSTLQLIDISRHSTRRNWWTYRLDGKHHDPQQFQSDRYLQERISKEFVSTHTSMQVRVVTHDNITFISVQEPVTKKSRTWKSTFTYIALFKGEEYLFVTRKTVNPNIILIIGHCLNYDTYKRVKLSGRHLKSLIQLLRAKQQGTVNDLGLLQTPAYEVPPPIVRNTGIDFTESEQRRKYMDKLYGSETPRTESLVVGVIDQKWLCSDLVPGLEEDTVDIHIEFRSNNIPRMMKDLVQRRVVQIPLPAYAEQMLILGKNEVSLHS
- the LOC105691845 gene encoding elongation factor 1-alpha isoform X1 encodes the protein MGKEKVHINIVVIGHVDSGKSTTTGHLIYKCGGIDKRTIEKFEKEAQEMGKGSFKYAWVLDKLKAERERGITIDIALWKFETAKYYVTIIDAPGHRDFIKNMITGTSQADCAVLIVAAGTGEFEAGISKSGQTREHALLAFTLGVKQLIVGVNKMDSTEPPFSESRFEEIKKEVSSYIKKIGYNPAAVAFVPISGWHGDNMLEPSSKMPWFKGWAVERKEGKADGKCLIEALDAILPPSRPTDKALRLPLQDVYKIGGIGTVPVGRVETGVLKPGTVVTFAPAGLTTEVKSVEMHHEALLEAVPGDNVGFNVKNVSVKELRRGYVAGDTKNNPPKGAADFTAQVIVLNHPGQISNGYTPVLDCHTAHIACKFAEIKEKVDRRTGKTTEENPKAIKSGDAAIVNLVPSKPMCVEAFQEFPPLGRFAVRDMRQTVAVGVIKAVNFKDASGKVTKAAEKAQKKK